TATTCATCATAACAGCGTGATCCGCCCTGGCAAACCACAAACAATTAAAAGCCGGGGTTTCTCAAGGACCATCTGTGAAGACTGCCCCTATAATGTGTTATACAAAATTCTTGGAACGCTTGAGGTGCCTGTGGCAGGCGATCTTGGATGTTCCATCAGGACCGCCCCGCCTCCTATGGAAGTGGTAGATATGGCATATTCACTGGGTTCATCCATTGCTACTGCAACAGGATTTGATAAAAAGGGCATTGCATTAATTGGTGATTACGGGCTGGTACATACAGGCCTCCAGGGCTTGATCGAAGCAGTATTTCATAAAAAAGATGTACTGGTCATTGTGTTACAGAATAATATTGCCGCCCTTACCGGAGGGCAGGACGTACCCGATATGACAGAAGTGATAAAGTGTATCGTGCCTGAATCGTGTATTTCAATAAATGTTGAGAATATAAAAGAGATAAAATTATCTATAGTACTGCAATCTGAACTAAAAAAGAAAGGAATTTCTGTTATTTTGGCCCGTGGAAAGTGCAGATTGTATTGAAGATCCCTTCTAATCAACTTGCCATAATATCTTTTATAAATTCTTCCAGACGTTTGCAAGGAATGCCGCGTTTTGCATGAGTGCAGTCCTTGACCTTATCCAGGAGTCTGCATAACTGGTCATGGTTAAGGTCATAACCCATGGTCTGGACAATACCTTTTAATGCCTTTGTCCCGGTATGTTTGCCGATAATCAGGCTGCGTTTACCCCCTACCAGTTCAGGGGAGAACAATTCATAAGTACTGGGTTCTTCAAGAATCGCAGCTACATGTATCCCGCTTTCATGGGCAAAAGCATGATCGCCCACTACAGCCTTGTTTTTTGCTAATTTTATTCCCGAGTATTCAACAACCATTCTGGACAATTTGGTAATATTGGTGGTCTGGTACCTATCAATACCGTACTGAACAAGTAGTGACATCAATATTTCTTCTAAAGCTGCATTACCTGCCCTTTCTCCGATTCCGTTAACCGTGGTATGCAGTTGTTTCGCACCGGCTTCTGAAGCGGCAATCGTATTGGCTGTGGCCATACCCAGATCATTATGACAGTGGATGCAAAGATCTGTCTTGATGTCTTTTTTAATTTCACTTACAAGATATTCAGTAGTTGAAGGATTTAATATCCCTACAGTGTCAGCTATGCTAACATAATCTGCATGGCGTTCTTCTGCCATCTTGAAAATACCTTTTAACGTATTAACATCTGTACGCGTGGCATCCTCTGCAGCAAACCGTACTGTAAGCCCATGATCTTTGGCATATTCCAGAGCGCCGAGGGCACATTCGGTAGCTTCCAGGCATGTTTTGTGATATTTATATTTAAGGTGAAGATCAGAAGTTGCAATAAAAATGCTGACAATGTCTACATCACAGCCAATAGCTACATCAATATCAGGGATCACAGCACGGGATAAACAACATATCTTGGCATCAAGACCCATATTTGAGATTTCCCTCACAGTATCCCGTTCTCCCTGGGATACTACAGGGAAACCGGCCTCGATCACTTCGATGCCAATATTGTCAAGTTCTTGCGCAATATGTTTTTTCTCATTTGAAGTAAAAGCTGTACCTGGAGTCTGTTCACCGTCCCTGAGGGTAACATCACAGATCTCGATATCTTTTGGTCTCTTATTAATGATGTCGACTAATTTGTTCCTGGAATACTGCATAATTATCACCTGAAGGGCAAATCAATAGTTCTATCACATACTAAGTAGTTTTCGAT
The sequence above is a segment of the Methanosarcinales archaeon genome. Coding sequences within it:
- the aksA gene encoding homoaconitate hydratase (in Methanococcus jannaschii this protein catalyzes the condensation of alpha-ketoglutarate and acetyl-CoA to form trans-homoaconitate; functions in alphaketosuberate synthesis which is a precursor in coenzyme B and biotin synthesis) — translated: MQYSRNKLVDIINKRPKDIEICDVTLRDGEQTPGTAFTSNEKKHIAQELDNIGIEVIEAGFPVVSQGERDTVREISNMGLDAKICCLSRAVIPDIDVAIGCDVDIVSIFIATSDLHLKYKYHKTCLEATECALGALEYAKDHGLTVRFAAEDATRTDVNTLKGIFKMAEERHADYVSIADTVGILNPSTTEYLVSEIKKDIKTDLCIHCHNDLGMATANTIAASEAGAKQLHTTVNGIGERAGNAALEEILMSLLVQYGIDRYQTTNITKLSRMVVEYSGIKLAKNKAVVGDHAFAHESGIHVAAILEEPSTYELFSPELVGGKRSLIIGKHTGTKALKGIVQTMGYDLNHDQLCRLLDKVKDCTHAKRGIPCKRLEEFIKDIMAS